One genomic segment of Myotis daubentonii chromosome 14, mMyoDau2.1, whole genome shotgun sequence includes these proteins:
- the GALNT15 gene encoding polypeptide N-acetylgalactosaminyltransferase 15 isoform X5 codes for MSLRGGENLELSLKAWLCGGSVEILPCSRVGHIYQNQEANSPPDKEATLLNKVRIAETWLDSFKETFYKHSPEAFALSKAEKPDCTERLQLQRRLGCRTFHWFLANIYPELYPSEHRPRFSGKLHNTGLGFCADCQAEGGLLGCAMMLAPCSDSRRQQHLEHTSRKEIHFGRPQHLCFDVRREQVILQNCTAEGPAIHQQHWDFEENGMIVHILSGKCMEAVVQENNKDLYLRQCDGKASQLWRFDNVRTVDER; via the exons GCCTGGCTTTGCGGTGGCTCAGTTGAAATCCTTCCCTGCTCTCGGGTGGGGCACATCTACCAAAATCAGGAGGCTAACTCCCCACCTGACAAGGAGGCCACCCTGCTGAACAAGGTTCGCATTGCTGAGACCTGGCTGGACTCATTCAAAGAAACCTTCTACAAGCACAGCCCAGAGGCCTTCGCCCTGAGCAAG gctgAGAAGCCAGACTGCACAGAAcgcctgcagctgcagaggaGACTGGGCTGTCGAACGTTCCACTGGTTTCTGGCCAACATCTACCCTGAGCTGTACCCATCCGAGCATAGGCCCAGGTTCTCTGGAAAG CTCCACAACACCGGACTTGGCTTCTGTGCAGACTGCCAGGCAGAAGGGGGCCTCCTGGGCTGTGCCATGATGCTGGCTCCTTGCAGTGACAGCCGGCGGCAACAG CACCTGGAGCACACCAGCAGGAAGGAGATCCACTTTGGAAGGCCACAGCACCTGTGCTTCGATGTCAGGCGAGAGCAGGTGATTCTTCAGAACTGCACCGCGGAAGGGCCTGCCATCCACCAGCAGCACTGGGACTTCGAGGAG AATGGAATGATTGTTCACATTCTTTCTGGGAAATGCATGGAAGCTGTGGtgcaggaaaacaataaggatttGTACTTGCGTCAGTGTGATGGAAAAGCCAGCCAGCTGTGGCGATTTGACAATGTCCGCACTGTGGATGAACGATGA